From the Kogia breviceps isolate mKogBre1 chromosome 3, mKogBre1 haplotype 1, whole genome shotgun sequence genome, one window contains:
- the OAZ2 gene encoding ornithine decarboxylase antizyme 2 — protein VTVPSSSAAGTLFRGLCGAPDAPHPLSKIPGGRGGGRDPSLSALIYKDEKLTVTQDLPVNDGRPHIVHFQYEVTEVKVSSWDAVLSSQSLFVEIPDGLLADGSKEGLLALLEFAEEKMKVNYVFICFRKGREDRAPLLKTFSFLGFEIVRPGHPCVPSRPDVMFMVYPLDQNLSDED, from the exons GTAACTGTCCCCAGCTCCAGTGCTGCAGGCACATTGTTCCGGGGCCTCTGTGGTGCTCCTGATGCCCCTCACCCACTGTCGAAGATCCCCGGTGGGCGAGGGGGCGGCAGGGATCCTTCTCTCTCAGCTCTAATATATAAG GACGAGAAGCTCACTGTGACACAGGACCTCCCTGTGAACGATGGAAGACCTCACATCGTCCACTTCCAGTATGAGGTCACCGAGGTGAAGGTCTCTTCTTGGGATGCAGTCCTGTCCAGCCAGAGCCTGTTTGTAGAAATCCCAGATGGATTATTAGCTGATGGGAGCAAAGAAGG ATTGTTAGCGCTGCTAGAGTTCGCTGAAGAGAAGATGAAAGTGAACTACGTCTTCATCTGCTTCAGGAAGGGCCGGGAAGACAGAG CTCCACTCCTGAAGACCTTCAGCTTCTTGGGCTTTGAGATTGTGCGTCCAGGCCATCCCTGTGTCCCCTCTCGACCAGATGTGATGTTTATGGTTTACCCCCTGGACCAGAACTTGTCCGATGAGGACTAA